The following DNA comes from Quercus robur chromosome 1, dhQueRobu3.1, whole genome shotgun sequence.
TGAGGAACTCTCTCCTTATGCCTGCATTTTTGGGTGAGATTTcatatttaattgttttaatcCTTTTTTGATCTTATATGATActgtttcttaattttctctgtgttggatgggtttgcaGCTTATTTCTTGGAGGCTTATCGCCCTGTAAGGAAGGGAGATCTATTCCTTGTCAGGGGAGGGATGAGAAGTGTAGAGTTCAAGGTTATTGAAACTGACCCAGGGGAGTATTGTGTGGTTGCCCCAGACACAGAAATCTTCTGTGAGGGGGAACCGGTCAGAAGGGAGGATGAGGATAGGTTGGATGAAATTGGTTATGATGATGTGGGTGGTGTTAGAAAGCAGATGGCTCAGATTCGTGAGTTAGTGGAGCTGCCTCTAAGGCACCCTCAGCTTTTTAAATCAATTGGTGTGAAACCACCAAAGGGCATTTTGCTTTATGGACCCCCAGGTTCTGGAAAGACATTGATAGCTAGAGCTGTGGCTAATGAAACTGGAGCTTTCTTTTTCTGTATTAATGGGCCAGAGATTATGTCCAAATTGGCTGGGGAGAGTGAAAGCAATCTCCGGAAGGCATTTGAAGAAGCTGAAAAGAATGCTCCATCCATCATTTTCATTGATGAGCTCGATTCTATTGCTCCTAAGAGGGAGAAGACTCATGGTGAAGTTGAAAGGAGGATTGTTTCACAGCTTTTGACTCTTATGGATGGGCTGAAATCTCGGGCCCATGTTATTGTCATGGGGGCTACGAATCGTCCAAACAGCATTGACCCAGCTTTGAGAAGATTTGGTCGTTTTGATAGGGAAATAGACATTGGTGTTCCAGATGAGATTGGGCGCCTTGAAGTTCTTCGCATCCATACCAAGAACATGAAGCTCTCTGAAGAAGTAAGCTCGCCCCTTTTAACCTTTGTTATTAAGCTTATTACATGTATTGGATAGAGTAGATTCTGGTGGATTTGGGCTCAATTATGGATACAAATACAATTGTGCAGAATCTGCATATATGAGCTCAGCATttgcttgaatttttttttaaaatttttcctcTTGTCTTCATGTTTCATGTTTGCTTATCTATTGATAATAAATGTTCTACCCCCTCCAGGTTGATTTGGAAAGAATTTCAAAAGATACCCATGGTTATGTTGGTGCCGATCTTGCTGCTCTCTGCACTGAGGCTGCACTGCAATGCATTAGGGAGAAGATGGATGTGATTGACTTGGAAGATGACTCTATTGATGCTGAGATACTTAATTCCATGGCTGTTACCAATGAGCACTTCCAGACTGCTCTTGGAACCAGCAACCCATCTGCTTTACGTGAAACtgtgagtttttatttatttattataatcttttatattttcccaggtgaaaaattttattaggtGGCAGATGATTATGTTGTACAGATATATAAATCTCATATtacctatatataaaaaaatataaatctcaTAGTCAACCATTTTtgaattgattgatttttgatGAACAGGTTGTTGAAGTGCCCAATGTCGGATGGGAAGACATTGGAGGCCTTGAGAATGTTAAGCGGGAACTTCAAGAGGTAATTATTTTTGCTGAATTGGTTTCAGTGTATTTTTTGTGATACTTAACAAGGTTATAGCTGAGACTTTGTTTTTGCCTTCTCTTTATCACAGACTGTACAGTATCCTGTGGAGCACCCAGAGAAGTTTGAGAAATTCGGAATGTCACCTTCAAAAGGGGTCCTTTTTTATGGTCCCCCAGGATGTGGGAAGACTCTATTGGCCAAGGCAATTGCAAATGAATGTCAAGCGAACTTCATCAGTGTCAAGGGCCCTGAGCTGCTTACAATGTGGTTTGGTGAGAGCGAAGCCAATGTTCgagaaatttttgacaaggctCGACAATCTGCCCCATGTGTCCTTTTCTTTGATGAGCTTGACTCCATTGCTACCCAGGTTGGTTAAGTGTTTTTAGTGTATAAAATCTCCTCgcataaagaagaaaaagtataaTTCTGGCCTAGTCTTGTGAGTTGTCATTCAAAAACTTTGAATTGTATAGCTTACAGGGAATTCATGCATAATTGTTTACAGATAAAGTTGGATTAAAACGTTGGCTCTGAATTGGGCTGAGTTGTTGATATTTTACATTGTGTGGGTTACATAATTAAATCCTGTTTATCGATGGTCTCTCATTTTACACGTAATATCTTAATTGTCGTTGCAGAGAGGAAGCAGTGTTGGGGATGCTGGTGGTGCTGCTGATCGGGTTCTGAACCAGCTTCTTACTGAAATGGATGGCATGTCTGCAAAGAAGACCGTGTTCATAATTGGGGCTACCAACCGACCTGACATAATTGACCCAGCACTTCTTAGGCCTGGTCGTCTTGACCAATTGATTTATATTCCTCTCCCTGATGAGGAGTCACGTTTTCAAATCTTTAAATCCTGCTTGAGAAAATCACCTGTCTCAAAAGATGTCGATTTGAGAGCACTGGCCAAATATACTCAAGGCTTCAGTGGAGCTGACATCACAGAAATTTGCCAGCGAGCATGCAAGTATGCTATAAGAGAGAACATAGAGAAGGTATTCTTTTTGCCCTTTTCTTGATTTAACTTTACACAATCGCTTTTGAGTACCTGGAAAAATCATTCACCTGCATGCACATATTTTGGATGACTCGATACCTTCACTCATCTTActgatgaaaaggaaaaaaaaatcactcatcTTGTTTCTGTCCTAACCATGCTTTATTAGCATTTTGCATTTATAGGATTTTTTGGAATGTATTTTGAATTGTGATGGTCCTTTTAATTCCTTGGAGATTAGACATTAGTGTTCACGGCGAAAGTGGAGTATCTCTACCCTTCCTGGTGGAGGTCTGGGGTTTCAGCCctcctttttttccctttgtgcTAAGTATGTTTATTTTGGTTCCTTTATTTGTTGGGGCAAAAGGGTGGGGGTTGTGATAGTCTCGAGGACTGAAACAATGCTCTTATGAAAAAGGGAATCTGTTCAAACAAAGTGGACCCAATTATTAACCAAGATAGCTCCTTCGCATTATGGGACCGAAATTGCAATGATATTATCATATACCTTAGCCCTTTGCTTTGCTTGAAATGGAGTAGATATTTGTATATGTTCCCATTGAAAATACATTGACTGTAAGTTTGGAAATTGTTATTACTGCAGGACATAGAGAAGGAGAGGAGGAGAAGTGAGAATCCTGAGGCTATGGATGAGGACGAAAACGATGAAGTGGCAGAGATTAGGGCTGCTCATTTTGAGGAGTCCATGAAGTTTGCCCGTAGGAGTGTTAGTGATGCTGATATACGCAAATACCAGGCATTTGCTCAGACCTTGCAGCAGTCTAGGGGTTTTGGAAGTGAATTTAGGTTCTCTGAGACACGTACTGGGGCCACCTCTGGATCTGATCCATTTGCAACTTCTGCTGGTGGTGCTGCTGATGAAGATGATTTGTATAGTTAGGTTTTATATTTATCAAATCTTCAGTGACACGTCTGTTGAACTTAATGCATGTCTTTTTGGGTCACAATGGGGCAGGGCCTTCGTGTCCGCCGTTACTGCTTTTGCCATTTGGTACTTAACCAGGCCTGGTGGGTTACTAGGTTAAACTTAAACATCCGGTTTTCCGTTCTCAAACATTGTTATTTATGGATGAAAACTTAAGTGATGAattggaaaaacaaaagaaatctaTGGGCCTAATTGGCCAAGAATATTCAAATTTATGCatggttattttttaataggaaaaaatttagttacagTACCTTAGGTGTTGTTCTTTAGGTTTATCTTTTAATATTCAGTTATGtggctatttaactaaaaaatacatttccttcttatgagaaaaaatttacatgggaaaatcttaaaaaagaaacttaaaaaacaGCATCTAAGTACTGTACTTAAGTCTTAAGTCTTGCTTTTTTTAATACTCTACTAGTTCGAGGTAACTTTGATGGAGCATGGTAGTTTTCTCTCAGGTAGGCCTGGTTCAATAAACCAAGCCAagttttttattgcttaaagcgTAGTCTGATATTGTCTCATGACTCAAGGTGCACCCCATTACTCTGGGTTAATCATAATTAGAGTGTTCTTGCGTGGTGCAGCTGAGAGTTTCTCATAATTCTCAATCATGTGAATGTGGTGATGTTGCTTTGTACAAGACATATGAAAAGTCGTAATGAATTGAGGCACTTTCGGCTCTTGTGGGGCTTTCTTTCTTGATGTGAGCTCTTGTGGGACATCAATTCCTGGAAAATTTTTTGTATGCATCGATAGCCGTTTTGGAGTAATCTATACTTATATAGTATAGAAAAGTGAGTCATTTCTTTATTATAGTAGCATATAGAATTTGTCCCCATCATTTCTTTATCTCGCTACCAATGGCCGCTCTTCTCTCTCCAAGGCTCTGTCTTTAACTCTTCTTCTAGCTGACCTTCAGGTGCAGTTGCCCATTATGCCCATTTAGCTTTTCtactaaatgttttttttttttttttaatgtcaaaattttaaattttcttttaattccaaaatttattataaaaaaagctaaaaagacGTCGTTTTGGCTCAATTAATGGCAGAACATAACTAAAGTTTAACGGAGTACCTAATTAAcaacaattgaaagttagaaGACTGAAATAACAAAACTGCAAGTTAGTTAGAAGACTGAAATAACAAAACTGCAAGTTAAAGGgtcagttttgaatttttgccttttatatatataaataaaaaaaaaaaatatatatatatatatatatatatttatctagaattttcttatatattttatgtatatgtatatacaaaaaagaagaaagtccttatataaaaaagaactaacgtttttctctaaaaaaaaaccaaaataagtaACAGACATTTTTCCCGTGTCAAGatcaatatttaaatagaagatGTAGAACACCATGTCATTAACAAAGAATgtgtatttttagcaaaaaaaaaaaaaaaaaaacaaagattgtgtattaaatcttaataataaaataaagaaattcaaacaGTAATATGTCCTATTCATTACATAGGTCGAATTTTGAATATCAGCAGTGACttttacaagttacaacagCTTGCAATCCTTCCCTCCAAAACAACCGGATTTGAACTTTGTGAATAAATCCTTAAAAACCTTCTCAAAGACACCTTCATCATCTTCGTTGGTCTGCAAcggtatgaaaaaaaaaaaattatagtatttctGAGTCACCTTGTCGCAACCAAGATACTCTCGAACGTTGGTCTCTTCCTTATTCAATTTCCACGTAGTTTTGTGTCTTCAAATATGACCAAAATGTATTATCACTTGTACTGTACCAATGTATGGACTAAAAAACAGTTGCATTAAACTGGGACAAGCTCCAGTATTTATAGACAATACCGTAGCAATGTATAAGAACACACAATTGCACGGCAATGCACATGCATACCCAGATGTGGGTCTCTGCTTTTTGCTGATTTCTTTTGTTACATTTTCTTCGAAAATGGGTTTATATGCATTTTACATCTACGAATGCCAATGCTTTACCTttgtctctcactctctctctctgaccaCTCACTTCGTTTTGATTCGATACTTTTCCGATCCCAACCACAATGGTGCACCACGAGGGCGACTCGTGAGTCACACTCTCGTTATCCCTCATTTCATTACCAACTTTTTTCCAACCCTGATTTCGAAATTCCAgtgttcaattttcttttgtttggttgtggtggtgatTTTTCAGGAAATCGGGGAAGAAGGACTTCTCGACGGCGATTCTAGAGAGGAAAAAGTTGTCGAATCGGCTTGTCGTTGACGAGGCGGTCTACGACGATAACTCCTTCGTCGCTTTGCACCCTGATACCATACAGAAGCTCCGGCTTTTCCGCGGCGACACGATTCTCATCAAGGTATCAGATTTAAgggatttttatgttttttatttttaaatttggttcCTGAAGTCTCgctttgcgttttttttttttgggtgaattgttgttgtgttgtgtttttttgtgaacttggttttgtgggtttgatttgaTATATTATAGTTTGGGTTTTAAAACCTTTGGATATTGTTTTTCTGTTTCAATGAGTTTTTTGAGGGAGGTTTGGGGTAAAGTTGTGCTTTGAAGAGCTAACTTGTTGACTGTGCTAATGTTTATGTTCAGGTTTGGCTAATGCTTAccttttcatttcaaaactatgAAATTTTTAGGGGGATTGACTGTTTGGGAATCTTTgagtactttatttttttagccAAAGAATGGAGTTCTATTCATGATTATGAGCCATATCTGGGTAGTACAATGGATGCTTTGAATGTCATAAGACGTTGTTTGTTAGCTTTATGGAATCAGAGTTATTCAGCTCTGATTCCTGGTCTTTCCCAAATTATTGAAACTCCAAGTTGAATCCCAGTTTGCACAGAAAAGTCTGCTCCTCAAATATctcttttctacttttttttttttgggtaagaatAGGATAAATCATGTTAAGAATTTACAACAAAGTTGTAGGGGGTTTGGTACACTACTCTTGCAACTTCCAGTGgactaaaacttgatttttgcaCTTTAGTAATTGTTGTGATTGTTCGGTTGTGTCTGCTTGGGTATCTGTTTCTCTAAAATGTATAAATGTAgtggtttatcaaaaaaaaaaaaaaaaagtataaatgtaGTGTTTGTGATTCCTAAGGATGGGAATCGTTTTTGATTCATTTTTGAGCTCCTGACTGTCTATGTTTCACAATGTTTGTTCTTGGTTTAATGTGCTGTGTGTTTTATTTACATTGGATGAACTGGATGGCAGGTAAAGAAGCGGAAGGACACAATCTGCATTGCTATTCCCGATGAAACATGTGAGGAGCCAAAGATTAGGATGAACAAGGTTGTTAGATCAAATCTGAGGGTTCGGCTTGGGGATGTTGTATCTGTGCACCAGTGCCCTGATGTTAAGTATGGGATGCGTGTCCACATACTGCCTGTTGATGATACTATAGAAGGTGTTACAGGCAATCTGTTCGACACATAACTGAAACGTGAGTTTTTAACCTGCATTgtggaaaaaattttcttcccttgATGTGTTTGTCAAACAGAAAAGTGTGCTGGTCTTTTTCTGTTGCTATCTTTCCTTTCATAGTGATTTATTCGGTAGTAATGAagttatattacatttttttggtgaatttttgtACATGTATTTTAAtcaggttctctctctctctctccaatgaAGAAATTATCTACCACTAAAATGTTTATACTCTATAGCTTGTGGGGAAGTAAAAGCTTTGCCTTCAATTGGGGCTGTTACTTCTTCCCCGGCTTTGAAATATCTGCCGAAGTATAACGCTGTTCCTGTATTTTGCAtagatgatcttttttttttctttttttgctgaataaaaagGGGGTTTCCGGTGTGGACTCATCGACCTCACACCACATGAAAGCACGTGTATTTTGCATGGATGATCCCTTTTTACAATAGGGTTGTGTTCTCTCTGTTATTATATGTTTCagcaatttatatatatatatatatatatatatatatatatataattttaatacaGCTTTCAAGTGATCGATTAGTTGAAGATTTATATGTAAACTATGTCATACATGTTTGACATCCTGTATTAATTGATAAAGAATTCTTTATCTTCTAgttacaccaaataatatcccctgcccccacccaaaaaaaaagctctTTTGGTGGTAATTCCCTGAAAAATTTGACGTTGGAATAAGGAGTTCAACATAGCGCATAGAGTTTGTGTTTCATCTTAATTTCTCTTGATTCTATAGTGAGTCTAATCCTATATGAACACATATTGGTTGCAATTCATCTCAAATGGACCTAGGATCGATCCTTACGTGTATTTCACCTGATTTCAGTAGAAAAATTGAAACACCGACCATAATAGTTTAAAGTACTTTGATAATGCACTGTTTTTCTTTTAGTGTATGACATTTACTTCTGTTCAAGGTTATTTAATCCTTGAGATTTCATATTTAATCATCTATTtcatccttttatatatatatatatatatatatatatattttaaaatctcaTATGATACtgtttccaaattttctttttggtgcCAATGATGGGTTTGCAGCGTATTTCTTGGATGCTTATCGCCCTGTAAGGAAGGGAGACCTATTCCTTGTCGAGGGAGGGATGAAAAGTGTACAGTTCAAGGTTATGGAAACCGACCCAGGGGAGTATTGTGTGGTTTCCCCAGACACAGAAATCTTTTATGAGGGGGATCCTGTCAGAAGGGAGGATGAAGATAGGTTGGATGAAGTTGGATACGATGATGTGGGTGGAGTTTGGAATCAGATGGCTCAGATTCGTGAGTTAGTGGAGCTGCCTCTAAGGCACCCTCAGCTTTTTGAATCAATTGGTGTGAAACCACCTAAAGGCATTTTGCTTTATGGACCCCCAGGTTCTGGAAAGACGTTAATAGGTAGAGCTGTGGCTAATGAAACTGGAGCGTTTTTTTGCAGTATTAATGGACCAGAGATTATGTCCAAATTGGCTGGAGAGAGTGAAAGCAATCTCCGGAAGGTGTTTGAAGAATCTGAAAGGAATGCTCCATCCATCATTTTCATTGATGAGATTGATTGCATTGCTCCTAAGCGGGAGAAGACACATAGTGAAGTTGAAAGGAGGATTGTTTCACAACTTTTGACTCTTATGGATGGACTGAAATCTCAGGCCCAAGTTATCTTTATTGGGGCTACAAATCGTCCAAATAGCATTGACCCGGCTTTGAGAAGGTTTGGTCGTTTTGATAGGGAAATAGATATTGGTGTTCCGGATGAAGTTGGCCGCCTTGAAGTTCTTCGCATCCATACCAAGAGCATGAAACTCTCTGATGATGTAAGCTCACCCCTTCTAACCTTTGTTATTAAGTGAGATATATTGGATCAAGCAGATTCTGGTGGTGGTGGATCTGGGTCCAATTACGGATACAATTGTGCAGAATTTACTTATATGAGCTTGTCatttgcttgattttttttccctctcttgtCTTCCTGTTTTAAGATGcttatttattatgtttattatcatttttctgATAATAAATGTTCTACCCCCGTCCAGGTTGATTTGGAAAGAATTGCAAAAGATACCCATGGGTTTGTTGGTGCCGATCTTGCTGCTCTCTGCACTGAGGCTGCACTGCAGTGCATTAGAGAGAAGATGGATATGATTGACTTGGACGATGAATCTGTTGATGCTGAGATACTTAATTCTATGGCTGTTACTAATGAGCACTTCCAGACTGCTCTTGGAACAAGCAACCCATCCGCTTTACGAGAAATAGTAATTTTTTCCCCCCTGGTGAAATCTTTTATTATGTGTCAGATGATTATGTTGTACAGATATATCAATCTAATATTCAACTGTTTTTTGATCGATTGATTTTTGGTAAACAGGTGGTTGAAGTGCCCAATGTCAGCTGGGAAGACATTGGAGGCCTTGAGAATGTTCAGTGGGAACTTCAAGAGgtaattatttttgctaaattgGTTTCAGTGCATTTCTATTGTCATGTGATTCTTAACAAGCTTATAGCTGAGACTTTCTTTTTGCCTTCTATTCCTCACAGACTGTACAGTATCCTGTGGAGCACCCAGAGAAATTGGAGAAATTTGGAATGTCACCTTCAAAAGGGGTCCTTTTATATGGTCCCCCAGGATGTGGGAAAACTCTATTGGCCAAGGCAATTGCAAATGAATGTCAAGCAAACTTCATCAGTATCAAGGGCCCTGAACTGCTTACAATGTGGTTTGGTGAGAGTGAAGCCAATGTTCgagaaatttttgacaaggctCGACAATCTGCACCATGTGTCCTTTTCTTTGATGAGCTTGATTCAATTGTTTCCCAGGTTGGTTAAGGTTTTTTTAGTGTATAAAATCTCCTCTTagcataaaaaagaattaaCTCTGGACTAGTCTTGTTGGGAATTGTCATTCAAAACTTTGGATCGTAGACCTTATGGGCAATTCAGGCGCGATTGTTTACAGATAAGTTAGATTATAACTTTGGCTGTGAATTGAGATGAGTTGTTGATATTTTACATTGTGTGGGTTACATAATTAAATCCAGTTTATAGTTGGTctctcatttaaaatgttaatacctcaattgttgttgttgttgcagaGAGGAAGCAGTGTTGGGGATGCAGGTGGTGCTGCTGATCGGGTTCTGGACCAGCTTCTTACTGAAATGGATGGCATGTCTGCAAAGAAGACTGTGTTCATAATTGGGGCTACCAACAGACCTGACATAATTGACCCAGCACTTCTGAGGCCTGGTCGTCTTGACCAATTGATTTATATTCCTCTCCCTGATGAGAAGTCACGCTATCAAATCTTTAAATCCCGCTTGAGAAAATCACCTGTCTCTAAAGATGTTGATTTGAGAGCAATGGCCAAACGTACTCAAGGCTTCAGTGGAGCTGACATCACAGAGATTTGCCAGCGAGCATGCAAATATGCTATAAGAGAGAACATTAAAAAGGTATTCTCTTCTTCCGGTTCCTCGATTTAACTTTACACGATCACTTTTGAGTACCTGGAGAAATCATTCACCTGCATGCATATATTTTGGATTACTCAATACTTTCACTCATCTTActgatcaaaagaaaaaaaaaatcactcatcTTGTTTCTGTCTTAACCATGCTTTATTACCATTTTGCATCCTTAGGCATTTTAGGAATGCATTTGAATTATGATGGTCCTTTTAATTCCTTGGAGAAACAAACGAGCACCATTAGTGTTCATGGCTAAGTGGAATACCCTTCCTGGTGgagatatatattagtattGTTCCAGTTGAAAATACATTGACTGTAAGTTTGGAATTTGTTATTATTGCAGGACAGAGAGAAGGAGAGGAGGAGAAGCAAGAATCCTGAGGCTATGGACGAGGATGACAACAATGAAGTGGCAGAGATTAAAGCTGCTCATTTTAAGGAGTCCATGAAGTTTGCCCGTAGGAGTGTTAGTGATGCTGATATACTCGAATACCAGGCATTTGCTCAGACCTTGCAGCAGTCAAGGGGTTTTGGAAGTGAATTTAGGTTCTCTGAGACACATACTGGGGCCAACATTAAATCTGATCCATTTTTAACTTCTGCTAGGCTGATGAAGatgatttctttttgtttagttttttatatttttttgaaatggttagGAACTTAGGAATACATATATTCTAGTAGGCCTGTTTGCACTGAAGAAACTGGCGGGCGCCCCGGATTGACCGTAACAAGGCTCCACTGTAGGTGTCTAGTATGGTGGGTGGGTATTAGAGAAATATAGTGAatatgaatgtttttttttttaattattattatttttttatgatctgACGTGGTTTGGGTGTGTTAATTGCATTGTGTTTGGTTCTTGAGAAAATGGAGTACAAGAAAGTAATTTTAGTTGAATAATCAAAATAATCACACCGCACTTTGTGTATACTGGTTTTAACCTTTCCACAAGTAAGGTGTGGTTAGGCAGGAGGGGAAATCGCCTCTATAGGTGCGGTGCCAAAAAAGGGCCCAAAACCAACAATGCCGCACCGctgatatataataaaatgctGCAATATTAACAATTTAACCCCTTTCTCCTTGAACCCTTAAGCGCTTAGTGCATGGttcaaaatatatgaagataatttGACATTATCTTTCTCAACAGTtgaattaacaagtttttacTGATTCTCATCTAAGCTCACAactgatatcacttttttatcaaCACTAGCACTTTGCCATATCAAAAGGTGTCAAATCTTTTGTGTCTATAGACTTTCTCAAACTTTAGTGAAGaatgataaataaaagaaatcaaagttCAAATTTATGCACGGatatttttactactttttagGTCTTGGTTGGTAACTCTGATGTGGCATGGTAATTTTCCCTCAGGTAGGCCCCGGTTTAATGGACCTAGCCAAACTTATGACTGCTTATTATAAAGCATACTCTAATATTGTCTATGTGCACCCCAACCAGCATAAATCTGCAGGCTTAAGCATAACAATCAAGATTATCTTGCTCGATGCAGCTGAGTTTGGTAGCTGATTTTTGTGTCTCATTCATGTGAATGTAGTGATGATGCATAACTGTTTGTACGATACATTTGAAAAGGTGTAATGAATATTGAAGCGTTTACCTCTTTGCAtttaaaagctgaagagtacaTTTATCAATACCTGGGAAATTTTTGTATTCATCTGTgtatatacaaaaaatatacaaagtccatatatatgttaaaaagaACTAATAGACAGATGTCTATTAAATCTttctattatattataaaagtcCTAATCATTGCATAGGTCGAAGTGTGAATATTGGTTGAAGACTTGAATGTATATATAGAAATGGTAGagtacatatattatatagtGTATTTAGTATTTGGTATGTGGGGTATAAGTGTGAAGGTTTATCTCACTAGATTGGAAGTGACTTAACTTTACACGATCGCTTTTGAGTACCTGGAAAAATCATTCACCTGCATGCACATATTTGGATGACTCAATACTTTCACTCATCTTACTGAtcaagaggggaaaaaaaatcactcaTCTTGTTTCTGTCTTAACCATGCTTTATTACCATTTTGCACCTAAGGCTTTTTAGGAATGCACCCCATAAATCTAGCTTAGGCATAATTAGAGTATCTTGTGTGATTCAGTTGAGTGTAGTTGATTTcgtaaaattattgtaaaatagtttgtgtctgtagCATAATTTTTTGTCTTAACTCTCAATCATGTGAATGTAGT
Coding sequences within:
- the LOC126723366 gene encoding cell division cycle protein 48 homolog isoform X1 gives rise to the protein MAHQGESSEPKPAKKDFSTAILERKKSPNRLVVDEAVNDDNSVVALHPDTMEKLQLFRGDTILIKGKKRKDTVCIALADETCEEPKIRMNKVVRSNLRVRLGDVVSVHQCPDVKYGKRVHILPVDDTIEGVTGNLFDAYLKPYFLEAYRPVRKGDLFLVRGGMRSVEFKVIETDPGEYCVVAPDTEIFCEGEPVRREDEDRLDEIGYDDVGGVRKQMAQIRELVELPLRHPQLFKSIGVKPPKGILLYGPPGSGKTLIARAVANETGAFFFCINGPEIMSKLAGESESNLRKAFEEAEKNAPSIIFIDELDSIAPKREKTHGEVERRIVSQLLTLMDGLKSRAHVIVMGATNRPNSIDPALRRFGRFDREIDIGVPDEIGRLEVLRIHTKNMKLSEEVDLERISKDTHGYVGADLAALCTEAALQCIREKMDVIDLEDDSIDAEILNSMAVTNEHFQTALGTSNPSALRETVVEVPNVGWEDIGGLENVKRELQETVQYPVEHPEKFEKFGMSPSKGVLFYGPPGCGKTLLAKAIANECQANFISVKGPELLTMWFGESEANVREIFDKARQSAPCVLFFDELDSIATQRGSSVGDAGGAADRVLNQLLTEMDGMSAKKTVFIIGATNRPDIIDPALLRPGRLDQLIYIPLPDEESRFQIFKSCLRKSPVSKDVDLRALAKYTQGFSGADITEICQRACKYAIRENIEKDIEKERRRSENPEAMDEDENDEVAEIRAAHFEESMKFARRSVSDADIRKYQAFAQTLQQSRGFGSEFRFSETRTGATSGSDPFATSAGGAADEDDLYS
- the LOC126723366 gene encoding cell division cycle protein 48 homolog isoform X2 → MAHQGESSEPKPAKKDFSTAILERKKSPNRLVVDEAVNDDNSVVALHPDTMEKLQLFRGDTILIKGKKRKDTVCIALADETCEEPKIRMNKVVRSNLRVRLGDVVSVHQCPDVKYGKRVHILPVDDTIEGVTGNLFDAYLKPYFLEAYRPVRKGDLFLVRGGMRSVEFKVIETDPGEYCVVAPDTEIFCEGEPVRREDEDRLDEIGYDDVGGVRKQMAQIRELVELPLRHPQLFKSIGVKPPKGILLYGPPGSGKTLIARAVANETGAFFFCINGPEIMSKLAGESESNLRKAFEEAEKNAPSIIFIDELDSIAPKREKTHGEVERRIVSQLLTLMDGLKSRAHVIVMGATNRPNSIDPALRRFGRFDREIDIGVPDEIGRLEVLRIHTKNMKLSEEVDLERISKDTHGYVGADLAALCTEAALQCIREKMDVIDLEDDSIDAEILNSMAVTNEHFQTALGTSNPSALRETVVEVPNVGWEDIGGLENVKRELQETVQYPVEHPEKFEKFGMSPSKGVLFYGPPGCGKTLLAKAIANECQANFISVKGPELLTMWFGESEANVREIFDKARQSAPCVLFFDELDSIATQRGSSVGDAGGAADRVLNQLLTEMDGMSAKKTVFIIGATNRPDIIDPALLRPGRLDQLIYIPLPDEKSRYQIFKSRLRKSPVSKDVDLRAMAKRTQGFSGADITEIC